One stretch of Plodia interpunctella isolate USDA-ARS_2022_Savannah chromosome 10, ilPloInte3.2, whole genome shotgun sequence DNA includes these proteins:
- the Sf3b3 gene encoding splicing factor 3B subunit 3 produces the protein MHLYNLTLQGSTCITHAVHGNFSGTKQQEIIISRGKTLELLRPDPNTGKVHTLMKVEIFGIIRSMMSFRLTGGTKDYIVIGSDSGRIVIMEYIPAKNILEKVHQETFGKSGCRRIVPGQYLAIDPKGRAVMIGAIEKQKLVYILNRDAEARLTISSPLEAHKSNTLVYHMVGVDVGFENPMFACLEIDYEEADSDPSGEAAQKTQQTLTFYELDLGLNHVVRKYSEPLEEHANFLITVPGGNDGPSGVLICSENYLTYKNLGDQHDIRCPIPRRRNDLDDPERGMIFVCSATHKTKSMFFFLAQTEQGDIFKITIETDDDMVTEIKLKYFDTVPVATAMCVLKTGFLFVACEFGNHFLYQIAHLGDEDDEPEFSSAMPLEEGDTFFFAPRPLRNLVLVDELDSLSPILACHVADLAGEDTPQVYLACGRGPRSSLRALRHGLEVAEMAVSELPGSPNAVWTVRRHKDEEYDSYIIVSFVNATLVLSIGETVEEVTDSGFLGTTPTLSCHALGSDALVQVYPDGIRHIRADKRVNEWKAPGKKSIVKCAVNQRQVVIALTGGELVYFEMDPTGQLNEYTERKKLSSDVSCMALGSVATGEQRAWFLAVGLNDNTVRIISLDPSDCLSPRSMQALPAGAESLCIVEQPFESGAKSALHLNIGLSNGVLLRTTLDSVSGDLADTRTRYLGSRPVKLFKVRVQGTEAVLAVSSRTWLGYHYQNRFHLTPLSYECLEYAAGFSSEQCAEGIVAISSNTLRILALEKLGAVFNQTYLPLDYTPRKFVINPDNNHIIILETDHNAYTEEMKKQRRVQMAQEMREAAAGGGPEEQQLANEMADAFLSDTLPENVFSSPKAGAGMWASQIRVVDMGSDTPTTLSVTPLEQGEAGVSLCALRWAALGDAARAHLVVGVARAAVLSPRVCSEGSLHVYKIYGSTGKLELVHKTPIDEYPGALAAFNGKLVAGVGRMLRLYDIGRRKLLRKCENRHIPNLIADIKTIGQRIFVSDVQESVLCVKYKKRENQLIIFADDTNPRWITNTSILDYDTIAMSDKFGNIAVMRLPQSISDDVDEDPTGNKALWDRGLLNGASQKGEIVVNFHIGETVTSLQRATLIPGGSEALLYATIGGSLGVMLPFTSREDHDFFQHLEMHMRSENPPLCGRDHLSFRSYYYPVKNVIDGDLCEQFNSLDTEKQKAIAADLERTPAEVSKKLEDVRTRYAF, from the exons ATGCATCTGTACAATTTGACCCTTCAAGGGTCTACTTGCATCACTCATGCCGTGCATGGGAATTTCTCTGGCACGAAACAGCAGGAGATTATTATATCACGCGGTAAAACTTTGGAGTTGCTTCGACCCGACCCCAATACCGGCAAAGTGCATACATTGATGAAGGTGGAGATATTCGGCATCATACGCTCTATGATGTCATTCAGACTCACGGGTGGAACTAAAG ATTATATTGTCATTGGATCAGATTCTGGACGCATTGTGATTATGGAATATATTCCTGCCAAAAATATCCTGGAAAAGGTTCATCAAGAAACTTTTGGAAAGTCTGGATGTCGAAGAATAGTTCCGGGACAATATTTGGCAATTGACCCAAAAGGCAGAGCTGTTATGATAG GTGCAATAGAAAAACAGAAGCTTGTGTACATATTGAACAGAGATGCAGAAGCCAGACTAACAATCTCATCACCTCTAGAAGCACATAAATCCAACACATTAGTGTACCACATGGTTGGTGTGGATGTGGGCTTTGAGAACCCAATGTTTGCTTGTCTTGAAATAGACTATGAAGAAGCAGATAGTGATCCTTCTG GTGAGGCTGCCCAGAAGACACAACAAACATTGACTTTTTACGAGCTGGACTTGGGACTCAACCATGTAGTGAGAAAATATTCTGAACCTCTTGAGGAGCATGCAAACTTTTTGATTACAGTCCCTGGTGGCAATGATGGTCCATCTGGTGTCCTTATTTGCTCTGAAAACTATTTGACATACAAAAACTTGGGTGACCAACATGACATCAGATGCCCCATACCTCGCCGCCGGAACGACCTTGATGATCCTGAAAGAGGCATGATTTTTGTGTGCTCTGCGACacataaaactaaatctaTGTTCTTCTTTTTGGCACAAACTGAGCAAGGagatatctttaaaataaccATAGAAACTGATGATGACATGGTGACAGAAATCAAgctgaaatattttgacacaGTTCCAGTGGCCACAGCGATGTGTGTTTTGAAGACTGGTTTCTTGTTTGTGGCCTGCGAGTTTGGAAATCA CTTTTTATACCAAATTGCTCATTTGGGAGATGAGGATGATGAGCCTGAGTTCAGCTCTGCCATGCCCCTGGAAGAGGGCGACACATTCTTCTTTGCTCCGAGACCCTTGAGGAATTTAGTTCTTGTCGATGAATTGGATTCACTGTCTCCAATATTAG CTTGTCATGTGGCAGATCTAGCTGGAGAAGATACACCTCAAGTATATTTAGCATGTGGGCGTGGACCACGGTCCTCTTTGAGGGCGCTTAGACATGGTCTGGAAGTAGCCGAAATGGCTGTGTCTGAGCTGCCAGGATCACCCAATGCTGTTTGGACGGTCCGGCGACACAAAGATG AGGAATATGATTCTTACATCATTGTATCATTCGTAAACGCTACGCTTGTGCTCTCTATCGGTGAGACCGTGGAAGAAGTGACGGATTCCGGATTCTTGGGAACGACTCCGACTCTGAGCTGCCATGCGTTGGGCAGCGACGCGCTGGTGCAGGTGTACCCGGACGGCATCCGCCACATCCGCGCAGATAAGCGCGTCAATGAGTGGAAAGCGCCCGGCAAGAAGTCGATCGTCAAATGTGCCGTCAACCAAAGACAAGTAGTGATCGCCTTGACTGGCGGTGAACTTGTCTATTTTGAAATGGACcct actGGACAACTGAATGAATATACTGAAAGGAAAAAGCTGTCGTCTGATGTATCATGCATGGCATTGGGTTCTGTAGCGACAGGAGAACAGAGAGCATGGTTCTTAGCTGTTGGATTGAATGACAATACTGTCAGAATTATCTCATTGGATCCATCT GATTGCTTGTCACCACGTTCCATGCAAGCCCTCCCTGCTGGTGCAGAATCATTGTGTATAGTTGAACAACCATTCGAGTCTGGAGCTAAATCGGCATTACATCTCAATATTGGTTTGAGCAATGGGGTGTTACTGAGAACTACATTGGATTCAGTCAGCGGCGATTTAGCTGACACTAGGACGAG ATATCTGGGTTCTAGACCAGTGAAGTTATTTAAAGTAAGGGTACAAGGAACAGAAGCTGTCTTAGCGGTGTCTTCACGAACATGGCTCGGCTATCACTATCAGAATCGGTTCCATCTGACACCTTTATCATATGAATGTCTAGAATATGCAGCGGGATTTAGTTCAG AGCAGTGTGCTGAAGGTATTGTTGCTATTTCATCAAACACACTGAGGATTTTGGCCCTAGAAAAGTTGGGTGCTGTATTCAACCAAacctacttgccactagattaTACACCCAgaaagtttgtaataaatcCTGACAACAATCACATCATTATTTTGGAGACTGATCATAATGCATATACTGAAGAAATGAAAAAGCAAAGAAG gGTACAAATGGCACAAGAAATGCGAGAGGCTGCCGCGGGTGGTGGACCTGAAGAACAGCAACTGGCTAATGAAATGGCTGACGCATTTCTCTCTGATACATTGccagaaaatgtattttcatcgCCTAAAGCTGGAGCAG GCATGTGGGCGTCGCAGATCCGCGTGGTGGACATGGGGTCGGACACGCCGACGACGCTGAGCGTGACGCCGCTGGAGCAGGGCGAGGCGGGCGTGTCGCTGTGCGCGCTGCGCTGGGCGGCGCTGGGCGACGCGGCGCGCGCTCACCTGGTGGTGGGCGTCGCGCGCGCCGCCGTCTTGTCGCCTCGCGTCTGCTCCGAGGGCAGCTTGCACGTCTACAAG atCTACGGAAGCACGGGCAAACTGGAGTTGGTTCACAAGACGCCAATAGATGAATATCCGGGCGCGTTGGCAGCGTTCAACGGTAAACTAGTGGCGGGCGTCGGTCGCATGCTGCGGCTCTACGACATCGGCCGGCGGAAACTGCTGCGGAAATGCGAAAACAGACACATTCCGAATCTCATTGCAGACATCAAAACCATCGGACAGAGGATCTTCGTATCGGACGTTCAAGAATCAGTATTATGTGTCAAATACAAGAAACGAGAGAATCAATTGATCATTTTCGCAGACGACACGAATCCAAGATGGATTACAAATACATCTATTCTTGACTACGACACTATAGCGATGTCTGATAAGTTCGGCAACATTGCTGTTATGAGACTGCCGCAGTCTATTTCTGATGATGTAGATGAGGATCCCACAGGGAACAAAGCTTTATGGGACAGAG gTCTTCTCAATGGGGCATCACAGAAAGGCGAAATAGTGGTGAATTTCCATATTGGTGAGACCGTGACGTCGTTACAAAGAGCCACGCTGATCCCCGGAGGGTCGGAAGCGCTGCTGTACGCGACCATCGGCGGCTCACTCGGGGTCATGCTGCCGTTCACTTCCAGAGAAGACCACGACTTCTTCCAACACTTGGAAATGCAcatgagaagtgaaaatcCGCCGCTATGTGGGCGTGATCACCTGTCTTTTAGAAGTTACTACTATCCGGTCAAG AATGTAATAGATGGCGATCTTTGCGAACAGTTCAACTCGTTGGACactgaaaaacaaaaagcgATCGCTGCAGACCTGGAGCGCACGCCGGCCGAAGTGTCGAAGAAACTAGAAGACGTAAGAACCAGATATGCATTTTAA